Proteins from a single region of Struthio camelus isolate bStrCam1 chromosome W, bStrCam1.hap1, whole genome shotgun sequence:
- the LOC104150893 gene encoding GPI ethanolamine phosphate transferase 3 isoform X4, with product MGDDTWEGLFPNKFFRSYFFPSFNVKDLHTVDDGILQHLYPTVDDGEWDLLIAHFLGVDHCGHKHGPDHPEMAKKLTQMNEMLRSLVDHLGNDTLLLVAGDHGMTETGDHGGNSEKEVNAALFVYSKTPLFGTGPPEEPEAIPQVNLVPTVALLLGMPIPYSNIGEVMAELFPGDGDAVSAALQQLSVYHVNAKQVDRFLRSYSLVAQDLPAEQLQHLQELFSGAVEEHAQLLAQLQEAMLVSPELESRLGNLIGRFQLYLREARAVCTQSWARFHPLRMVAGCTLIAASCLLCYVTSELATASDSFYRSCLLYPLLWGLVVAVLLGLACTFTQEGLDLLLVSSWAAAVSQVAFFWRWWGRQPKRARLAGSQPPLASVGLRQQVQAWLGLAFPMGILLFRCGAMFSDSFVVAEARVAPFLLASLVVLLIGKLHWDGHLTVPEGPKQQLLGFSSYRKESWYLLYLVAVLLVCVRLSVFFHQCREEIPQCQPSLFLAPLASLRNTRAKNLFYLLCVASLVGLVCVVRWWLRHYGNLNSSDPVVLFVRWGFPLVAICIACYWAVASSAEDSLGKLQELVQVALVAFPWAVYGLVSVGLLLLLCNPMTVFAKDTRESAGPIVTPYLGVPSSEVDFLHVIPQIYRRMQESLKSRLERGSCKATVAAYGLGSVYSAALVIALTLLGFLLLLLHSERLSLAFLLLFLEAFMLLHIHSRARSLAGDAEPFSVPWHAVISWLLAASQFFYSTGHQPIFPAIHWNAAFVGFHLDHSTNLLPAVLVGANTFASHILFAVGCPLLLLWPFVCETPSSQKRKPKNEPREELHKEEEHMMEMRLRESPERFSAALLQLGLKYLFVLGMQLLACVCAAMILRRHLMVWKVFAPKFLFEALGFMVSSICLLLGISLVMRVDCAVSTWFSQLQLR from the exons ATGGGAGACGACACTTGGGAAGGACTCTTCCCCAATAAGTTTTTCCGCTCgtatttcttcccttcttttaatGTGAAGGATCTTCATACTGTGGATGATGGGATCCTGCAGCATCTCTATCCAACTG TGGATGATGGTGAATGGGACTTGCTGATTGCTCACTTCCTTGGTGTGGACCACTGTGGGCACAAACATGGACCTGACCATCCTGAAATGGCTAAGAAGCTCACTCAGATGAATGAGATGCTCAG GTCCTTGGTAGATCATCTGGGAAATGACACCCTGCTTCTGGTGGCTGGGGACCATGGCATGACGGAGACTGGAGACCATGGTGGGAACAGCGAGAAAGAAGTGAATGCAGCACTGTTTGTGTACAGCAAAACACCCCTATTTGGCACCGGCCCTCCCGAG GAGCCTGAGGCCATTCCCCAGGTGAACCTGGTGCCCACTGTGGCCTTGCTGCTGGGTATGCCCATTCCCTACAGTAACATCGGGGAGGTGATGGCTGAGCTGTTCCCTGGGGATGGCGACGCTGTGTCTGCAGCCTTGCAGCAGCTTTCAGTCTATCACGTCAATGCCAAGCAG GTGGACCGCTTCCTGCGTTCCTACTCGCTGGTGGCTCAGGAcctgccagcagagcagctccagcacctGCAGGAGCTCTTCTCCGGCGCTGTGGAGGAGCACGCTCAGCTCTTGGCCCAGTTGCAGGAGGCAATGCTGGTGTCTCCGGAGCTGGAATCCAGGCTGGGAAATCTGATCGGTCGCTTCCAGCTCTACCTGCGGGAGGCACGGGCTGTGTGCACCCAGTCCTGGGCCCGCTTCCACCCCCTGCGTATGGTGGCGGGCTGCACCCTCATCGCCGCTTCCTGCTTGCTCTGTTACGTGACCTCGGAGCTGGCGACAGCGTCGGACTCTTTCTATCGCAGCTGCCTCCTGTACCCACTGCTTTGGGgcctggtggtggctgttctgctTGGGCTGGCCTGTACTTTCACCCAGGAGGGGCTGGATCTCCTCCTGGTGTCATCATGGGCAGCTGCAGTTTCTCAGGTGGCCTTCTTCTGGCGCTGGTGGGGCCGGCAGCCCAAGCGAGCCCGTTTGGCGGGCAGCCAGCCACCCTTGGCCAGCGTTGGCCTGAGGCAGCAGGTACAAGCATGGCTGGGGCTGGCCTTCCCCATGGGCATTCTCCTCTTCCGCTGTGGAGCCATGTTCTCCGATAGCTTTGTGGTGGCTGAGGCCCGAGTGGCCCCGTTCCTGTTGGCCTCCCTGGTGGTGTTGCTGATAGGGAAACTCCATTGGGATGGTCACTTGACCGTGCCAGAAGGCCCCAAGCAGCAGCTTCTTGGCTTTTCCTCTTACCGTAAAGAGAGCTGGTACCTGCTGTACCTCGTGGCCGTGCTTCTGGTCTGCGTGCGCCTCTCCGTTTTTTTCCACCAGTGCCGTGAGGAAATCCCCCAGTGCCAGCCCTCTCTTTTCCTCGCCCCCCTTGCCAGCCTGAGGAACACACGGGCCAAGAACCTCTTCTACCTCCTGTGCGTGGCCTCGCTGGTCGGGCTGGTCTGTGTGGTGCGGTGGTGGCTGCGGCACTACGGCAACCTGAACAGCTCAGACCCCGTCGTGCTCTTTGTGCGCTGGGGTTTCCCACTGGTTGCCATCTGCATTGCCTGTTATTGGGCCGTTGCCTCCAGCGCTGAGGACTCACTCGgcaagctgcaggagctggtgcagGTGGCACTTGTTGCCTTTCCGTGGGCTGTCTACGGGCTGGTGTCCGtggggctgctgctcttgctgtgcAATCCCATGACGGTGTTTGCAAAGGACACACGGGAGTCAGCAGGACCCATCGTCACCCCCTACCTGGGGGTTCCCAGCTCTGAAGTTGACTTCCTCCACGTCATCCCTCAGATCTACAGGAGGATGCAGGAGTccctgaagagccgcctggagcGGGGCAGCTGCAAGGCCACAGTTGCAGCCTACGGGCTGGGCAGCGTGTACTCAGCAGCCTTGGTCATAGCACTTACCCTGCTGGGcttcctcttgctgcttctgcacagTGAGCGGCTGAGTCTTGccttcctgctcctctttctGGAGGCCTTCATGCTGCTGCACATCCACAGCCGTGCCAGAAGCCTTGCTGGAGATGCTG agcCTTTTTCAGTGCCCTGGCATGCAGTCATCTCCTGGCTCCTTGCTGCTTCCCAGTTCTTCTATTCCACAGGCCACCAGCCCATCTTCCCAGCCATCCATTGGAACGCAGCCTTTGTGGGCTTCCACCTTGACCACAGCACAAACCTCCTGCCCGCTGTCCTGGTGGGCGCCAACACGTTTGCCTCCCATATCCTCTTTGCAG TCGgctgccctctgctcctgctttggCCCTTTGTGTGTGAGACGCCCAGCTCACAGAAGAGGAAGCCCAAGAATGAGCCCCGGGAGGAGCTGCATAAAGAAGAGGAGCACATGATGGAGATGAGGCTGCGGGAGTCCCCGGAGAggttctctgctgctctgctgcagctgggcctgAAGTACCTCTTCGTCCTCGGGATGCAG CTTCTGGCCTGTGTTTGTGCAGCTATGATCCTCAGGAGGCATCTCATGGTCTGGAAGGTCTTTGCCCCAAA GTTCCTCTTTGAAGCACTGGGCTTCATGGTCAGCAGCATCTGCCTCCTGCTGGGGATCTCCCTGGTGATGCGTGTGGACTGTGCGGTCAGTACCTGGTTCAGCCAGCTTCAGCTCAGGTAG